In the genome of Microtus pennsylvanicus isolate mMicPen1 chromosome X, mMicPen1.hap1, whole genome shotgun sequence, the window CACTAGCCTTCTAATCACATTTCTGGGGGTACTATTTATAAAAGACATAGTCAACAGAAAAGATTACCAGTCTCATGCTAttttactttgcccaacaaaaaaaTTCCTACAACACAATGAAAAGATCAAATTTAACTTACATATCTTTGAGgccaaaatccaaacaaaacatacacacacaccaaaaaaaaaatcaatatttgatGATGACTTTCAAGACCATTCAGAACATTTAAATATGTTGTCATCGATAGAGTTTTTGTAATCTGAACACTAATTAAATCAAGTTTTCACCCTTCCTTTTGCTATGTAACAAGAGTATCATGGTCTCAGATGTAGAAGCAGCAGGTGATCATCCAAGCTGGCTATGATACCCACGCACATTCTGTAGGGATACTCAAAAGCTTGAAATTCATCAGAAGCATGAAATGTCAACAACCTAGAACAGGAGTTCCTCTGTTGGAGGCTTCTGCCCTTCCAGTCTTCATTTCTAAAATCAACCTTTGCAGCAAACCAGGAAAAGCTATATTACAGCTTCCAGACTCAGGACTTCACTTGCCACAGAAAGCAAGACCTTttgcatatattaaaaataattatattctttaatcattcaattctagaaaagAGTAATCAATCCTACAGCTTAGCCACTTTTGTTGGCTAAGAGTACTGTGCAAGAGTACTGTGCATGCCTGGCAATGCTCTCCATGGAACTACACCCCCAGCCCTACATTTCAACTACACAAAACCATTCTCAAGTCACCCAAGAGCAACAGACCAATAAGACCACGCTGCCTTAGAGCCAATGTGCTTAACCCTCCAAATCCCCTTAAATCGTGGCCTTCGGAATTTCAGAGTAAATGTTTCACCTGAGTAAAATCCAGTAGAGACTAAATCTCCTTTGAGAAGTATAGTTACCTCTTCAATATTATAATTATTTGGGCAGATTACAAACAACAACTTATGAAAGATATTTGAGTGGGAAGCTTAAAATTTTTcagagagtggaaagagataGTTTATGACAAATCTCAAAAATTTTTCCTTTAGTAGCTCAAGAGTAAAACACTCGATTTATCCTCACAgggtttataatttaaaagataaattataatgAATTCAAATATCTACCCCCAAACCTTTAGACAAGGCTGGAACAGAGAAGATAAGCCCAGTAATGCTTGGTAACTCATCCCATATGAACCCATTTGGCCTAGTGTTGCTCATTTGGTTACTCTGAGAATggggaaaattatatttttataatcatatatttatatgaaggtagtctttaaatacaaaaatcaataaatatttaaactatgataaagaaaacacactAATAAGAATTGCTATCACTATAAGCAACTGCATATTTACAATGAATGGTCTCTGACTCCTAATCTTTGTCTATTAGAGTTTTTCAACTGAAACATAGAAGGCAACCGTTCTTACTACCTTACAGGAGTCCTGTTTAGttgagatcagcctgtctcagatGCTCTGTTCCCTGAAAAGCCTTCACATTTGTGTGCATAAATATTAGAGTACAGGTAGGTGCACATGTGCAAAATGTACATATCTAAGGAGGAGCTAATTAGGTTTACAAATAATGTCTAAACTACAAAATCAATTGCTATTCCccagccaaaacaaacaaataaaacaaaactctctatgtatatatatatatataatgaaaaaaactGCTGAGCCCACTACAGGAAAGGCATCAGCTGTAAACTCAACTCAACCTTTGCCACATTACATAGACATCCTTCTGTTACCTAGGCCTCAGAACACTAGATTTGGTGTCCATTGGATAAATGCACACCTCTGTTGTAGCCTTTCTTTCTAGTCTGAGGCTGGACCAAACAAAATAATGAATAGGTCCGTTTAGCTACGTAATATATAACTATGCCTTAAAAGAAGGTGCCCACATGACAATATGTATTACAAACTACGAATTTCTATCTTCTTCTACTTAGAAAAGCCCAAACATTGAACCACTGAGAACTTCGAAGGAAAGTTGCATGTATGACTGCTAGCACTGTATATTCAGGATATGGAAGATTAAAAACTAGTCTTAACCGAGGTACTGTTACACATGACAAAAAAGTAACTatacaaaaatactttttaaaagctcATTCTTAAATGTCatttgcttaaaaacaaacaaaccaagtatAGCACTACCTCTGATCAAAATCTGAAAATTAGTTAATACATATTTTCTCCTCCCACATCTATAAATCTCCTACCTAACCTCTATCTTTGCCCTCTTAAgtttgggggagaaaagaaaaagaaaatggatacagACTATTACTATTTATGAAAAGAGGCATATTCTAATAGTCATAAGGCAATGTGTTTAAGAGTTGCACCTGAACAAATATTCTCCAAGCTGAAGATGGTCACTAAACCCTTTTTAATTTGCAGAGTGGATCCACTTGCTCTTCGGGTCACTGGTTGTCACCCTAATGGATCATAGTAACTTCATCATGCCTTAAGGAGGCATTTTGCTATGTGTGGTATGCACATGTATTTGAAAGAAGTAACATTAAGAGGAAAAGGACAGCCTTGCAAATATCAGTTCCTTATATAAATGACAACAGTACTATGTGGCTCCCTTTTAATACCTCGAGAATTGAATAAGAGAGTGGGGAAGTTGGTCGTGGTAAACTGTTCTTTCGGGTGAGCCTTCAGTTCACTGGTTTTCAATGTCTGTATCCAGATCCACTATGGAGTGAACGTGAGTATCATCCAACTGATCACGAAATAGAATAAGAAGACTGGATACACAGCGAGAGCTTTCCGATTGGGTGGCTGGCTGTCAGCAAGAAAAGCTGTAGAtgctaaagaaaaccaaaaggaatATTTAATATTATCATGTTATCAGAACTACTAATACCAAACTCCAATGTGAACATAGAAGTACACTAAAAGTTCAGTTTCATTTGTGGCCCCTTAGAGAACAATAAGTTCAGTTATAGGGCAGGAATgtatggctcagtggcagagcacttggcCCTAGGTTCCATTCATAATAACACACACAAGCAGAGATCACATATCTGTCATCTTCCAATAGCCCAGGGCAGCTTCTTTCAAATACTAAAGCTTCAAAAGTTTTTAACTATTCTGGATAGAAATCCTTCTTATGCAGGGTTCTTGGCCTTTTGTGGAAAGTTACTGAACTATGTTTAGCAGATTTAAATATGTGTAAGGTTATTTGCTCCTATACTAAATGGTCTCATATTGCTTCCttcatttttgtgagttaatttggGTGGGTCTGTTTTGTTACTGTTGCCATTACCATTCTTTTTTCAAACAAAGTCTTACAtaacccaggctagtcttgaacacACTAGGTAGCTGAAGTTGAcgttgaactcataatcctcttgctgctacctctcaagtgctgggactataggcctGCAAGTTACCAGCTCTCTTTAAAGTGCCATTCTGTTCATCTAAGAAAAGCTTACTCATCCTCTTACTCAACAGGAACAACCCCTACAGGTTAGGCAGAGTGgtgcaggtctgtaatcccaacaattTGGGAGGCAAatgcaggaggattatgagtttaaggccagcctgagtgagATAGCAgattgagatcctgtctaaaagaaaatgtggttatgtacagctttttgttctgttctctggGACAGAGGCTTGAACTCGGGCCCGAAAGTGCTAAAGAAGCACTCTACTATAAGTACTACTATAATTCCCAGTCTCATTTGAAAagttttattctgagacagggtattGCTAACTGTCCAATCTGGTTTTGAAtggcaatcttcttgcctcaatcTCTAAAGTAGCTGGAATTGTAAGTGCACACTACCATGCCCAGAGACTGCCCACATCTTCTAAGTTCAGATGTCCAGCTCACATCACACGGACACCATCACCTTCAAAATTTTCTTAGAACAGCAGGTTCTATGGCTGCTATGTTCATTTCACAGCAGAATTTAATTGTTCATAATCGGCTCTTCATTTTTAACCCATGGTTTTATCAATTCTGGTACTATACATATAAGTACATACTCACCGATCACAGACCAAGCAAACATTACCACTACCACAAAAAGCCGAATCATAAAATTTATTGGGCCCTGCCCTGCCAAAAGCACCAGCCGGCAAATCAGCATTGCAACAGTCAAAGGAAGTACGCAGTATCCCAGCACACATAGGCTCTGAAAGAAAGAACTACACGCATCCACAGATCATAAGTATCATCGAATGGTACAAGACACATCTTATTGCACAGATGTCTCATAGATTTGATGGACTATTGCCTCCTTCTGGCTATCCTATCTATATCTTTACCCTGATGGTAATTTAATAAGACTAGTTTCCTGTATCATATACTTTCATATTCTCTATACTCTTCCTGTTCCCCTCTTAGGTCCCTTAGTAGTCAATTTTCTAATATCAGATGATCTGCTCAAATTACTAGAGATCTCCCATTAATTCTCTAGTGTAGTTCTTAATCTACTTTAGTTAGAGACAAATTTGAGGATATGTTTACCATAGGTTTCCCCAAAACGCATGTATCTTAAGTAAATTTGCTTACAACTTCAAGGTTTACAGAGAAAATCTGAAGTTCATCACTGAactctaaaatttatttcaattGAGTTGCTGCTCCATTTTAATGGTATTAAGAGAACTTTTTATTTGGTCATTAAgtcaaattttctttaaagaaaaatatcaaaatagcaATGTTTCCCTAAAATGTACGATACGCTACCTAGCAAAGAGGAAAAGGGTACATATAATGATACTTACATGTTTCCGCCAAGAAGTTTTGAATTGAGTGTAATTGTGACTGCTCCAAaccagacaacaacaaaaacttctgCAAATTGTGGTCCTccatctttttctccatccacagAACCCTTTTGTAGCATTCTAAGAAACAGCACGAAAAACTACATAATCTTTTATACAAAGCTACAAAAGCATGCTTCTCACCAGATTGCTAGGGCATAGGGCATCTGAACATCTGTAATGTGTACTTTGCATTGTAAGAGAAACATCAATAGAATCTGGTAAGGCTTTCTTATTTAAAATCCAAATGCCTAAGGACTATAAAAAGATTAAGGCAGAAGGCTGGcgaattaaaagaaaagaatgtaccTTTTTAGTGAAGAttactcagtggtagagtatctacctagcatgcaggaggccctgggtcaCATTCCCAAGCAAACCAAAAAGGAATCTTTATTTAAGAGTTTAGGTgaaaagtgagattttttttcacactGGGCCTCTAAGATTACAACATAGTATCAGGTGTAGCTGGCATAACAAAAAGGGCCTTCCAGTCATCAGATCAGTACTCTGTGTGTTTGGATTGCTTTCCTAGCTGTTAGTAAATCTGaatgcttgtttgcttgcttgtcttTTAAACAAGGTCTGCTTGTGTGGCCTAGGCTGGACTTTAACTTGTTATCTTCCCGCCTCAGCGCCAGGATTATAAACAACATGCTCAGCTATCAATTtgtaattccttttttttttttttaaattttcgagacagggtttctccgtagcttttttggttcctgtcctggaactagctcttgtagaccatgctggcctcgaactcacagagatccgcctgcctctgccgcccaagtgctgggattaaagacgtgcgccaccaccgcccgtcatCAATTTGTAATTCTTACATTAAGGCTTGAGGCACATGCTCAGTAACAGAAATAGTCTTTGATAGTATTTAGTAGTATTTAATAGTATTTAGttcctgacttttaaaaaaatcagaagataAATATTACTAAAGGACTTTGCTTTGAAACTGAGTAAATATTGAACTGTCACCTAAATATTCTGTGTCTAAGAATTTAATAGATGTAAAATGTTTCAAATTCTGGACTTAGAGAAATTATATTTccctaaaaagtaataaaaaattaataacctCTTCCTATTATATAGGATAGAAAAGTTACATATTAAGTCTTGTGTGGTTCTGCTGCTTGCCAATAGGTGGAGAACTTTGTATTGTATGGCTATGTGTATTCCATGCCAAATCTTGACCATCAGGTGCAAAGAATGTGTTAGCACTCTCAGTTGTCTGGAACCCCTATGACTTGAGCATGGTAGGTTGAAAACAACACTAACTAATCTGGGAGGCAGGTGACTCAGACACTGATCCTAGTTCTGTCACTAAACATGTCACTCAATTCCATCTTAGGATTATAGTTTTCTCTGCAAATAAGTGAAGTGAAATACATAAGCTCTGAGGTTAATCTTTTAAAACTAATGAATATATAGTAAGAATTGCTGAATTGTACACTTTGAAAAAATGATTTCATGGTAAAGTGTTCTTGAATAAATATAttacaaaaattcttttaaaagtagaatagtaaactgatatatatatatatatacatgtgcccAATAAGTGTTAGCTATtaataatcataaaattattgtcCCTGTCAGTTCTATACTTGTAACAAAAGCACACCGAATCTAGAAAAGGATCTCTAATTTACATGCATGGATCCAACAACATTCatacatttattcatatatatatttattttccaagaGCTCTTAACATACATCCTTTCAAGGCACCGAACTGGTTCCCTTGATATGATTACTAAAGGTACAAGAAAATAATACTGCATTACAATCTAAATGAGCAtatcataaatttaaatattaatagttatggtgtggtggtgcatacttgtaaacctagcactcagagcagaggcaggaaaagcaCAAATTTGAGGCAAGCATGAGCTACATGGAAAATTCTGGGATAGTGTGGGCTATACAGTacaatcttgtcttttttaaGAGGTCTTAAAGGCCTAGTCAACTTTTTCCTTAATTCTGGAACTCCATCAAAATGTCTagtgaaaatgaaagtaaatactTACAATGCAAGTGTCACGCACAGTATTAATGGGCCCCACAAATCCCctacaaggaaagaaaagacaggatGCTAAGAAACAAATATGCCATATTTCCTGTATTTATCCTAATACTTACCTCTCTCACTTAGAATCCAAAGAGCAAGTTTTACCTAAGCCTCCCCAACCTTTCTGTCCCCATATCTGTCTTCACCGTTTCCCTCTATGAGTCATGAATTACCCTTTCTTCACTTCCTAATCCCCATTCCAACACATGAAGAACCATGAACAATCTGTCCCTTAAATGTACAAAATATTCAAATCCAAAATTCTGCCCGTGACTTCAGGCTTCAGGATACGGATGGAATCTGAAGCTCATCAAAGGACTTAGATGACATCCCCTACATTCCCAACGACAGCCAATCGCATTTAAGCTCACCTGTGAGCATTTGTAAGCTCATATTTACGGATGAACTTAATACAATGAGCTAAGTCTTTCAACTGCTGAAATTCTATTccaaatttctttcaaaaatttcatttatataagTGTCTCATCCTGTGAAATGTCAGCTTTATTACACTTGCCTTTTATAAAGCAGTAAATGATAAGGTACCAATGATATGAAGCAAATCCTCAAAACCTCTATACTCACAGTCTCTTAACAGAGCATTACTTTTCCTTGGATATAAAACGTGCATAAATTTCTTTCCCACAGCTTTTAGATCACGCatctgaaagacaaaaataacttGATGTACTGTAATGAGTAAAGTTACCAGGCAGTCTCCTCCACTTGCTAAAAAGACTAACAACTCACTCTCAAAGAGAGAATCTTAAATTTCAAtaggtaaaatatattaaaaaaaatcaaagaaccaaacaaaaatctttcAAAACATTAGTAGTATTTATACCTGCAACACCGAGGGGGGTTCTCGACTAGTCTAACTTACGATGGTATGGCGAACGGACTCATTTAGTGTGGAGTTGTCAAGTTCTCGAGCACGAGCTTTCATGGGAATAGTGATCTCCCCTTCCACTGGAATGTCTTGTGAGATTGATATATCAGAAAGGCCCGCGAACTGAGAAAAGATTGGGGAAAGAAAATTCAGTTTATAACAGACTGCAAAATATCCCCAAACCATCACCATTTTCTAGAGATAGGACTGTATATTTcatttggatttttctttcttgttcttcttcttctttttttttttttttggtttttcgaggcagggtttctctgtagctttggagcctgccctggaactagctcttgtagaccaggctggccttgaactcacaggggctagcatctgcctccctagtgctgggattcaaggtgtgcatcaccaccgcccagcaattaTTTGGGTTTTGCATAGTAGTCAAAAGTAAATGTTAACGCAACAGACATTAAACAATACAGTTAATTCTCAAACATTCCTTTTAATTAAAGGTGACAGAATATAATGAGTAAATGCTAGAAGCTTGCCCTCAACTATTCAGTTTTTTCaagcatgagttccaggccagtctggtgaaCACAGTTAAGACCctgtctatatatacatacatacgtacatgcatacttacatacatgcatactggGCTTCACTGAAGGGGAGCAGtctggaggaaagagaaactaAAAACAGCTAGGTTACCTGTCACTAACTATGTCACAGTAAACAATGTCTGCATTAGCTTACGTGCTTTTCACTATTCTGTGAAATCATTTTCCCAACGAGTAAACTGGGGTTTAGAGTAGTTTTACTCAAGGTCACAACTGATCCATAAGGTGACCCAATTACCTTGTCCCTTCAGTGATGGGGATAAGACCTATAGGGCTTTGC includes:
- the Yipf6 gene encoding protein YIPF6 — translated: MAEAEESPGEHETATSKPLFAGLSDISISQDIPVEGEITIPMKARARELDNSTLNESVRHTIMRDLKAVGKKFMHVLYPRKSNALLRDWDLWGPLILCVTLALMLQKGSVDGEKDGGPQFAEVFVVVWFGAVTITLNSKLLGGNISFFQSLCVLGYCVLPLTVAMLICRLVLLAGQGPINFMIRLFVVVVMFAWSVIASTAFLADSQPPNRKALAVYPVFLFYFVISWMILTFTP